One Diadema setosum chromosome 8, eeDiaSeto1, whole genome shotgun sequence genomic window carries:
- the LOC140231831 gene encoding ATP synthase subunit f, mitochondrial-like → MADKSIAELRLSEVRLGQLPRWLATCSFSPAGIVRALGRGRQRYYNKYVNVVRGNIAPVGQFVALFLILNYTWRYKNEKQHRIRKHHW, encoded by the exons ATGGCTGACAAGA GCATAGCAGAGCTGAGGTTGAGTGAGGTCAGACTTGGTCAGCTGCCAAGATGGCTGGCTACGTGCTCCTTCAGCCCAGCTGGTATTGTGAGGGCTTTAGGAAGGG GTCGCCAGAGGTACTACAACAAGTATGTCAATGTAGTGCGTGGCAATATCGCTCCTGTTGGCCAGTTCGTAGCATTGTTCCTCATTCTCAACTACACATGGCGCTACAAGAATGAAA AACAACATCGGATCAGGAAGCACCACTGGTGA